GCCGCGCAGTGGACCCGCCGACCGTGACGCCTGGCGCGCCGGCGAGCGATGGCGCGACGGTCATCGAGATGACGGTGGCGCCGCCGATCCAGCCGCAGCTCGAGCCCGTTCCTGTGACGATCGGCGCCTCGTCGCTGTTCGAGGACCCGAACGGCCTGTTCAAGATCGAGGTGCCGGAGGGTTGGACGGAGAGCCGCCAGCCGCTCGATCCGGCCAAGAATCCGTTCGTGAAGGTCGGCACGGTGTTTCTCGCGCCGGAGAACGGCGATGCGCTCATGAGCGTGACCCAATGGGACAACGGGAAGAAACCGAGCAGCCTCGGTACGACGATCAACCAGGTGCTGCGCGATGTCACCGGATGGATGGACCAACCCGGCTACCGCGAGGTCAGCCGCGAGACCGTGATCGAACGCAAGGGTGAGGCGATGCGGATCGAAATCCAGTATGCCCGCTCGTCCGGCGTTGGGATGCACAGCCTTGCGCTCTTCCAGATCGACGGCACGACGTTCTCGATGGTGAACATCAGCGTCGAGGACGGCAGTTGGCGGGCGAACGAGATCCGGGCGCGCGAGATCCTCCGAACGTATGTCCCGAACCCCGCTGCGCCGCCGCCCGCCGCCGCGGTCGAGACGCCAACCCAGCCGTAGAGACCCAGGAGAGCCGTCGCATGCCCATGCCGCCCGATCCCGTCGCGTTCACCATCCCGTACTTGGGCCGCGAGGTCTTCTGGTACGGGATCATGATCACGCTCGGCACGCTCGCCGGCGCCACCGTCGCCGACCGCGAAGCCAAGCGACGGGGTCTCAACCCCGACCACATCTGGAACGCGCTGATCGTCATGATGATCCTCGGGCTGCTCGGCGCGCGGCTGTATCACGTGTTCTCTCTGCCGGCGAACGTCGACCCCGCCGTGCGGAACGAGTACTTCCAGAACCCGCTGTCGATCATCAGCTTCTGGAAAGGTGGCCTTCGCGGGCTGGGAATCTACGGCGCAATCGCCGGCGGCATGCTTGGTCTGTGGCTGTACACCCGGGTCATGCGGCTTTCGTTCCCGGAGTGGTGCGACATGGCGGCACTCGGCGCGCCGCTCGGCCAGGCGATCGGGCGGTGGGGCAACTGGTTCAACCAGGAGCTGTACGGCACGCCGACGCGCATGCCGTGGGGCACGCCGATCGCTGCCGAGAATCGCCTGCCGCAGTTCGCGAACCTGCCGGAGGAGGCCCGGTTCCACCCGACTTTCCTGTACGAGTCGCTCTGGAACCTCCTCGTCTTCTTCATCCTCCTCTACATCGTCCGGCAGTGGCCCGAGCGGCTGCGCAAAGGCGACGTCGCGCTTGCCTACCTCATCCTCTACCCGGTCGGACGCTACCTCGTTGAGCTGCAGCGGCCCGATGCCTGGACCACGGCCGGCGTGCCCGTCGCCCAAATCCTGGCGGTGGTCACCGTCGTCGCGGTGTCGCTCTGGCTCCTCGTCCGCCACGGCGTCCACCACCGCCTGGTCGGCGCGCGCGCCTAACGCACCGGCCAGCGGATGAGCGAGCTGGCTGCCGACCCGCTGGGCTATCTGCGCTTGGCCGCCGCGGTCAGCGCATGTCTGACGTTGCCCGGATCGGCCGTGCTCACGCTGCTGCGTCACCCGTCGCGCGGGATCGGTCGCTTGGCGCTGTCCATCGGCGTGAGCTTGGCGGTGATACCTGTCGCCGTGCTGTGGGCATCCACCGCCGGCGTGCGATGGTCGTGGCCCGGCCTGGCCTCCGTGCTCGGCCTGTGCGCCGCCGTCACGGTGGTGTGGGGCGCTCGGCTGTTCCAGCGGCGCCGCACGGGTGCCGGGCACGAGCGCGCGGCGGCCGGCATCGGCCTGCTCCTCGTGCTCGCCACGGCGGTGGCGCTGCGGGCGAGTCAAGCCGTCGACCTCGTGGCTGCGCCGTGGGTCGACGGCTACCACCACACCCTCATGGCGCAGCTGTTCATCGATCGCGGCGGCGTGCCGACGAGCTACCGGCCGTACCTTGCGGTCGACGGCTACTACTACCACTTCGGCTTCCACTCCGTTGCCGCTGTCGTCGCTGTCCTCGCGAACGTCCCGGCGCGCCTGGCCGTGCTCTGGCTCGGCCAGACGATCAACGCCTCGGCCAGCCTGACGACGTGGCTCCTGGCGCGCCGTCTCGGTGTTTCGCCGGCCGCCAGCGTCTGGGCCGCGGCGGTGCCGACGGGCCTCTACTTCTTCCCGGCGTACTTTCTCAGCTGGGGCCGCGAGACGCAGCTGACCGGGCTCGTCGTCCTGCCGGCGGCGCTCATGCTTCTCATCGACGCGATCCGACCGGAGCCGGCCGATCTGACGCTGGCCGAGTCGATCATGCGCTCCGTCGACCACCCGAACCGGCGGACGCCGATCCAGCGGGTCGTTGCCGCTGCCGTGGCCGCGGCGGGGCTCCTGCTGGTCCACTACCGGGTGATGATCTTCTACGCGCTCGGTGCCGTGGTCCTCGTCGGCTGGCTGGCACTGCGCCCCCGTGAGGCCGCGATGCGGGCGGCGGTGCGCACGGCACTTCTCCGGCTTGCCGCGACGGCAATGCTGGCGATCGCGCTCGTCGGGCCGTGGTTCTGGCAGCACCTGCTGCCCGGAATCCGGCACCTCCAGCAAGCCTCCGCGGACTGGTATGTGGGTCCGACCGGCGTGGACACGATCCAGATGTGGCACCTCACCGAGCGCCAGAACGCGGTGTGGTTGGCTGTCGGCACGGCGGGCCTCGTCTGGGCGTTCCTGCGCCGGAACGCCGCCGCGGCCAGTGTCGGGGCATGGCTGTGCCTCGCGGCGCTCGCGGTCGCCCTCCCGCTGTTCGGGTTCCCGCGATCATGGATGCTGCCCCCGTCGGCCCTCACGATCAGCTTGTTCATGCCGGCGGCCATCGGTGTGGCGTTGTTCGCCGAGCGGGCGGCGCGGTTGGCGGCGGCCCGCACGCAGCGGCCGGGGGCCGTGCCGTGGGTCGTCGCTGCCGCCGCCGTGCTCGCGACGTGGCAGGGTGCGGCGCAGCAGTCGGACGTCGTACGGGCCGACACCGTGCTGCTGCGGCGCGCCGACCTCGACGCGATGGCGTGGGTTCGCGCCAACACGCCCGAGACGGCCCGCTTCGTGATCGGCACGAAGCACTGGCAGTACGGTACGTACCGCGGCGTCGACGGCGGCTACTGGCTGCCCTTGCTCACCGGACGTCAGACGACGGTGCCGGCGGCGCTGTACACGTACGGCGACCCCGAGGTCGTCCGACAGGTCGGGGCGCTGTGCAAGGCGGTCGCCGACATCGAAGCGCTCAGCGCGGCGCAGCTCTCGGACGTATTCTCCGCGGCGGGCGCCGAATACGCTTACGTTGGCGCCGGGGCCGGCCTCGAGGACGGGTTCTCGGCGGCCCGTTTGCGCGAACAGCCCGACCTGAGGCAGGTTTATGCCCAGGGCGGCGTGGCGATCTTCAAGCGCGAGCCCCCGACCACGGCCGGTGGTCGCCGGCCGCCGGCGGACAATTCCATGACCCATTTGGGCGGTGTTAAGCGTCATAGCCATCAGTACTCATCCCGCGACGACACCGGGACGGCCCCATCGAGGCGTTCGAACGAGCGTTCCGCACGGACAGCGTACTGACCCCCGCGCTCCGGGTGATGACCTTGGCGCGATCGGACCATCGCAGACGGAGGCACGAATGGGCGTTTTCAAGCGATTTCGGACGGGTCGGCCGCTCGCCGCCGCGGCGGCAGGGATCTGCCTCATGGCAGTCGGCACACTCGGCGGTTTGGCGATGCGCCAAGGTGCGCGCGCCGATCTCGTCGAGGCGAGCGCGTGCACGGCCGAAGTGGATAAGTGGGCGGCGCCCACGGTCCTCGAGCTCGGCGAGACGACGCGCGTGACGCTCACGCTGAAGTCGACGTGCCCGCAGGAGAAGGCCCCGATCGACGTCATGATGGTGCTCGACGTGTCGGCATCGATGGGCGACAACGACAAGATCAGACGGGCCAGGGAGGCCGGCATTGCGTTCGTCGCTGCAATGACGAACACGTCGCGTGTCGGTCTCGTGAAGTTCAACCAGGATGCCGGCGTCGCCGTGCCGTTGACGTTCGACCGCAACCGGGTGGCGGTCGGACTCGACGTTGAGATCACGAGCGGCAAGACGAACGTGTCGCAGGCGATCGATGTCGCGCGCGCGCACATCGTCGCCCAAGCCAGACCAGGCGTGAAAACGGCGATGATCGTGCTGACCGACGGCAAGAACACCGTGCCGGCCGATCCCATCCCGGCGGCGGCGCAACGGGCGAAGGACGCCGGTATCGTCGTCGTCACCGTCTGCGCCGGCGGCCAGTGCGATCCGGACCTTTTGCCGGCGGCCAGCGATCCGAGCTTCTACTTCAATGTGCCGAACCCGGCCGACCTCGAGGCGCTCTTCGTCACGCTGGCGACCGAACTCCAGAAGAACGCGGTCGTGTCGCTGACGGTGTACGACATCGTGCCGAGCAACATGCGCTACGTCGACGGATCGTCGGTGCCGCCGGCCGTCGTGTCGACCGAGACCGGCTCACTTCGGACTGTGCTGACGTGGCAGTTTCCGGGGGACATCCCGGAGCCGGGGCTGAGCTACCTCCTCGAGCCCCTGGAGCGCGGCGAGCACCCGACCAACGTCATCGCCGAGGGCATCTTCTTCGATCGCAAGGGCCTGCGGGGCAGCGAGCTGTTCCCGGTGCCGAGCGTGATCGTGCCGGGCGGGTGCCCGCGGCGGCCGCTCGAAGTCTACTTCCTGGTGGACGACAGCACGTGCCTGCTCGGCGCCTCGCTTTCGGGCCTGGACTCGAAGGAGGCGATCGCGCAAGGCGTCGAGCGCGTGCTGGACATGATGGACATGGGCCAGGACACCGCCGCCGTCATCGGCTTCGGCAGCATCGCGACGCTCTACCAGCCGTTGACCCATGACAAGGCCGCCGTCGTCGACGGCGTGCGCCGGGTGGCGATGCAGGACCAGGCGGCGCGGCTCGACCTCGGCTTCCAGGAAGTCCGGCGTGAGATGTCCAGCGCGCGCAGCCGCCCCGAAACGACGAAGATCACGGTCTCCGTCACGGATGGACCGATGATGCCGGCCCCGAACCGTGCGATCGAGCACGCCAAGAACCTGCGGGCGAAGGGCTTCCACCACTACGCGATCGGCATCGGCCCGATCGTGCAGCACGGCGTGTTGCGCAAGGTCGCCGAGCCGGGCGGCTACCGGGCGATATCGCTGGGCGGCAACGTCATCGCGATGTACGTGGACCTGGGCGGCATCTTCACACCGCTCGCGAACGTCTGTCCGCCGACACCTGGCGCCCCGACGGTCACGCCGGTCCTGCCGACCGTGCCGCCGACCGTTCCGGTTCCTCCCACCGATCCGCCCCCGCCGCCACCCGTCGTGCGCCGGTTCATCCCGTGGGCGGAGAAGCCCTAGGACGCTGTCACTGGACACGCTTCGGATATCCGACAGAGGTGGTTATCCGCGGGCCCTGCAGTGACAGTGTCCCAGCGGGTTCGTACACGTGCCGACAGCGGGTCGGCCGGGCCCGCAACCTGCGTGCTCGGTCGATCCGCTGTCGGCGGGATCGCGCCCGCCGCACAGCGGTCGCCGCCCATCCGGCGGCGCGGCCGTGACCGACGATCGTCGCACGGTCGGGCGGCGGGCTGCCCATCGGGTGGCCGCCGTGCTCGTCCTCGGCGTGCTCGCCGGCGTCGGCACTCCGGTCCGCGGACAGGCGGCGGACGAAGCCTCCGCCTACCGCCTTGCCGCAACGTGGTCCGATCGGCCGTGGCAGCTGCGTGCCGGCGCGTTTGCCCGCGTCGTCGATGTGGCGCTCGCGCCGGGCGGGGACCGACTCGTGCTCGACGGGCACCAGTCGGCGCTGCATCGCATGCGGCCCGACGGCACGCCGGCGAGCGTCTGGCCGCTCAGCGAGCATGGCGTCGCGCCGTCCGACGGGTGGCTGCCGCAGCGACTGGCCGTCCAGCACGGGACGGGCGATATCGCGCTTCTCAGCACGCGCGAGATGTCCGGCGGCCAGCGGCGCTCCCTCGTCGTCGTGCTGACGCCGTCCGGCGCCGTGGCGCACCGGTTCGAGGCCGACGGCGCCTACCGCGACGTTGGCCTGCTCCGGGACGGCCGCGTCGTCCTCGCCCGCACCCGGCCGCGCGTGCCGCCGACGCCGGGCCGCGGCCCGGTGCCGCGCCTGCCGGGCGGACTCGACGTCTTCTCGGCGGGCGGCGTGCTGAGCGACGTCATCGAGCGGCGGGCACTCTACCTGCCGATCGCCCTCGATGTCGCGCCAAACGGCGATGTGCACGTGGTGAATTGGCTGCCGCTGCCTGCCGGCACAGAGCCCGGACCCGAGCCGACGCAGCGTCCGTCCGTTGGCCGCGCGCGCGCCGCACAGGCCGGCGAAGCGGACGCCGTCGAGGGTGTCGTGACGTTCGATGCCGCCTTCGTCTGGCGGCGCACGACGCCGTTCGACGCCGCGGACGACGTCGCGGTCGGCGGGCGCGTCTTCGTGTCGCGTCAGGCGGACGTGTTCGCGCTCGGCGACGTCGAGCCGATCTGGACCGCCCCGGCGGGCGCGCTCAGCCTGCCGTACTTCGGCCGCCTGCTAGCGCTGACCGCCGGGCCGGATCGCACGCTCGTCGCTGCGCTCGCCCACTGCTCCTTTCAAGGGATCGTCGACCTCTCGGCAGCGCCCGGCGGGCCGCCGCCGGCGCTCCACGGATCGCTCGACCGCCCCGCCCTCGCCGGTCCGCTGGCGCCGATCCGGATCGCGGCGGAGCAGGCGCTCGACGTGCTTCAGGGCCGCTTCGAGGCCGTGTCCGGCCCGGGCCGGGCGCCCGTCGTGTTCGGTCGCGCCGGCGCGGAACCGCAGTCGATCGTCCGGCTCGGCGATCACGGTGAACCGCTCCGACAGGTCGGGGTCTGCGGCGATGACCAGGTCTGGTTCGAGACGCCGTCCGACGCCCGCTGGGCCGTCGACGTCGCATCGCGCGGCGACTGGGTCTTCGAGGGCGCACCCGAACTCGTCACGGCCAGCCGTCTCGGCGCGGCCGAGTCGCTGCCGGCATGGCAGCTCTGGCTCGGGGCGATCGAACCGACGGGTTCGGCCGCGCCGTCGACCGCACCGAGCACGCCCCACCTCGCTGCCCTCGACGCCCACGCAGCGCGACTGGCGATCCTGGACGTCGGCCGGGCGAGCGTCCTCCTCGTTGACCTGGATCGCGCCGCCGCGGCCGTGGACGATGTCGCATCCGCTGCCATCGGGTGGTCGACGGAGTCGCTGCTGGGCAACCTGCCGTCGGACATTGCCCTCGGTGGCGACGCGGCGTACCTCGCCGATGCCGGCGGCCGCCGCATCGTCGTCGCGGACCTGAGCGGCCGTCTCGTGCGCGGGTTTGAGGTCCACGACACCCCGCTGGCCATTGCCGTGGCGCACGCGCCCGGCGCCGTGCAGGACGTGTTCGTCCTCGGCCGCCACGGCTGGGGCATGCGCTACACCCCCGAGGGCCGGCTCGTCGCCCGCTGGCGCCTGCCGCTGGCGAGCGCCGCCACGGACATCGCCGTCTTGCCCGACGGGCGCGTGGCGGTCTCGTTCCTGCGCGGCGCGCCGCCTGAGCCGGGTGATGCCCCGGACGGACTGCGGGTCGCGCAAGGCGGCGTCTGGGTGTTCGCCCCACAGCTGACCGAGCCGGCGACGGGATCGCCGCCGACGGCGTGCCTGATCGCGACGGACAAGCGGGCCGCTCCGTCCGTGGTCCGGCGCGGTGAGGCGGTGACCGTCACGCTCACCGCCGGCGGCACGTGCCCGGCCCGCCGATCCGAGACGGACCTCGTGCTCGTCGTCGATACCTCGCGCTCGATGAGCTGGGACGGCGCTGTGGAACGGGCGCGGAAGGCCATCATCGGGGTGCTGGCCGCACTGGACGGCCGGAGCGTGCGGATCGCGCTCGTCACGTTCGCCGATGACGGCAAGGTGGTGGAGCCGTTGACGGCCGATGTGTCCCGCATCGTACGGGCGGTCACGGCATTGTCGGCCGGCGGCGACACGCGCATGGCCGGAGCGCTCGCCGCCGCTGACCAGATCGTGCGCGACTCGACCGCGGCGCGCACCGCCGTGCTCGTCGTGACGGACGGTGAGCTGAAGGACTACCCCCAGGCGGCCGCCCGCGCGCTCGCCGACCGCGGCGCGGCGCTCTACGCGCTGGCGGTGCCGCTCCGTTCGTACACCTATCAGCATACGCGGGCGCTCGCCGGACTCGTCGGCGACGGGCATGTGTTCGTCGACCCGGACGCCGCGCGCTCGGCGGTGCTGGCCGGCGTGATCACGGCGGAGGCGCCGGTGCCTCATCTCCTGGCGCAGGCCGTCGTCACCGACACGCTGCCGGCCGACATGGCGTTCATCGAGGGCTCGGCCGAACCGCCCGCAACGTGGGACGAAATGGAGCGCCGGTTGACGTGGCACCTGCCGGTCGTGCCGCTGACGGCCACGGTGCAGCTGCGCTACGCCGTCCGGCCGACGACCACTGGGCTCCGGCGGACGAACGTTGCGGCGCGTGTGACGGGGCGGGACGGCACGGGTTGGGGGCAGGACCTGGTCTTCCCGGTGCCGATCGTGAAGGTCTGGGACCGCACCACGCTCCATTCCCGCGCCTACTTGCCGCTCGGCGTCGCCGGCGCGTGCGTCCGACCGCCGCCCGGGGACGTCGTCCTCGTGCTCGACGCTTCGCGCAGCATGAACGAGCCGGCACTGCCGGGAACGGGCACGAAGCTCGACGTCGCGAAGGCGGCGGTCCGCACCTTTGCCGCGCGGCTGTCGGGTAGCGGCGCACGTGCCGGTCTCGTCGCGTTCTCCGAGGAAGCGCGCGTGCATGTCCACCTGACCGCCGACGACGTCGAAATCGCGCGGGGCGTGGCGGAGGTCACCGCGGCGCCGGGGACGCGCATCGACCGCGCGTTGGCCGCGGCGGATCGGCTGCTGGCCGACGAGGCCCGGTCTGGCGCGTTCCGTGCCGTCGTGCTCCTGACGGACGGGCGCGCTTCAACGCCGGCGTCCGACGTGACGGCGGCGGCCGACGCCCTCACCGGTCGCGGCAGCGCACTGTACGCGATCGCGCTGGGGGACGACGCCGACATCGCGCTGTTGGGGCGGATCGTGCGGCCGTCGAGCGGTCTCGTGCGCGCCGTGGACGCCGCGGCCATCGATGGCGCGTTCGATGCCGTGTTCGAGGCGCTCCGCTGCCGCCGCTGACGATCGACGAAGCCGATCGGCGCGGGGGCATCAGAGTCCGAGCAGCTCGATCAGCTCGCGCAGGTCGTGGACAACCGTGCAGTCTAGGCTCTCGTGGCGGCGTTCCCGGTCGATGAGCACCGCGGCGATGCCGGCCGCACGGGCGCCGACGACGT
Above is a window of Candidatus Avedoeria danica DNA encoding:
- the lgt gene encoding prolipoprotein diacylglyceryl transferase, whose translation is MPMPPDPVAFTIPYLGREVFWYGIMITLGTLAGATVADREAKRRGLNPDHIWNALIVMMILGLLGARLYHVFSLPANVDPAVRNEYFQNPLSIISFWKGGLRGLGIYGAIAGGMLGLWLYTRVMRLSFPEWCDMAALGAPLGQAIGRWGNWFNQELYGTPTRMPWGTPIAAENRLPQFANLPEEARFHPTFLYESLWNLLVFFILLYIVRQWPERLRKGDVALAYLILYPVGRYLVELQRPDAWTTAGVPVAQILAVVTVVAVSLWLLVRHGVHHRLVGARA
- a CDS encoding VWA domain-containing protein, with the translated sequence MAVGTLGGLAMRQGARADLVEASACTAEVDKWAAPTVLELGETTRVTLTLKSTCPQEKAPIDVMMVLDVSASMGDNDKIRRAREAGIAFVAAMTNTSRVGLVKFNQDAGVAVPLTFDRNRVAVGLDVEITSGKTNVSQAIDVARAHIVAQARPGVKTAMIVLTDGKNTVPADPIPAAAQRAKDAGIVVVTVCAGGQCDPDLLPAASDPSFYFNVPNPADLEALFVTLATELQKNAVVSLTVYDIVPSNMRYVDGSSVPPAVVSTETGSLRTVLTWQFPGDIPEPGLSYLLEPLERGEHPTNVIAEGIFFDRKGLRGSELFPVPSVIVPGGCPRRPLEVYFLVDDSTCLLGASLSGLDSKEAIAQGVERVLDMMDMGQDTAAVIGFGSIATLYQPLTHDKAAVVDGVRRVAMQDQAARLDLGFQEVRREMSSARSRPETTKITVSVTDGPMMPAPNRAIEHAKNLRAKGFHHYAIGIGPIVQHGVLRKVAEPGGYRAISLGGNVIAMYVDLGGIFTPLANVCPPTPGAPTVTPVLPTVPPTVPVPPTDPPPPPPVVRRFIPWAEKP
- a CDS encoding VWA domain-containing protein, producing the protein MTDDRRTVGRRAAHRVAAVLVLGVLAGVGTPVRGQAADEASAYRLAATWSDRPWQLRAGAFARVVDVALAPGGDRLVLDGHQSALHRMRPDGTPASVWPLSEHGVAPSDGWLPQRLAVQHGTGDIALLSTREMSGGQRRSLVVVLTPSGAVAHRFEADGAYRDVGLLRDGRVVLARTRPRVPPTPGRGPVPRLPGGLDVFSAGGVLSDVIERRALYLPIALDVAPNGDVHVVNWLPLPAGTEPGPEPTQRPSVGRARAAQAGEADAVEGVVTFDAAFVWRRTTPFDAADDVAVGGRVFVSRQADVFALGDVEPIWTAPAGALSLPYFGRLLALTAGPDRTLVAALAHCSFQGIVDLSAAPGGPPPALHGSLDRPALAGPLAPIRIAAEQALDVLQGRFEAVSGPGRAPVVFGRAGAEPQSIVRLGDHGEPLRQVGVCGDDQVWFETPSDARWAVDVASRGDWVFEGAPELVTASRLGAAESLPAWQLWLGAIEPTGSAAPSTAPSTPHLAALDAHAARLAILDVGRASVLLVDLDRAAAAVDDVASAAIGWSTESLLGNLPSDIALGGDAAYLADAGGRRIVVADLSGRLVRGFEVHDTPLAIAVAHAPGAVQDVFVLGRHGWGMRYTPEGRLVARWRLPLASAATDIAVLPDGRVAVSFLRGAPPEPGDAPDGLRVAQGGVWVFAPQLTEPATGSPPTACLIATDKRAAPSVVRRGEAVTVTLTAGGTCPARRSETDLVLVVDTSRSMSWDGAVERARKAIIGVLAALDGRSVRIALVTFADDGKVVEPLTADVSRIVRAVTALSAGGDTRMAGALAAADQIVRDSTAARTAVLVVTDGELKDYPQAAARALADRGAALYALAVPLRSYTYQHTRALAGLVGDGHVFVDPDAARSAVLAGVITAEAPVPHLLAQAVVTDTLPADMAFIEGSAEPPATWDEMERRLTWHLPVVPLTATVQLRYAVRPTTTGLRRTNVAARVTGRDGTGWGQDLVFPVPIVKVWDRTTLHSRAYLPLGVAGACVRPPPGDVVLVLDASRSMNEPALPGTGTKLDVAKAAVRTFAARLSGSGARAGLVAFSEEARVHVHLTADDVEIARGVAEVTAAPGTRIDRALAAADRLLADEARSGAFRAVVLLTDGRASTPASDVTAAADALTGRGSALYAIALGDDADIALLGRIVRPSSGLVRAVDAAAIDGAFDAVFEALRCRR